The sequence GCTGCTCCGAAAGATtgcccacctcccctcccctgccctttgcTCCCCGTGTCATCAGTAACCCAGGAGAGCATCCTGCCACACAGCCCGTCCTCGTCCCACACCAACGCCTTCCCAAAGCTTTTGGAATAGGAGCTTCTCCCCACTCCTGCAGCCCACAGTGGGCTGGGGACGGGCTCATCTCTTGCAGCCCCTTACCTTCAGCCTGTGCTCCTTCCTGTTGACAATAACAGCCGTGATCTGCTGGTCCATGAAGATCAGGATggtgcaaagcagagctgggatgAGCGCAGCTGGCACCGTCCACCACGGGTTGGGGCCGATGGGGCTGATGAACCACCCGCGGTCATCTCTGGTCGGCTGCGACAAAGCACACGCATGTCACGatcctctcccagcccagccgcCTCACTGCCTTTCAGtttcccctccagccctggggcagagcagctcccagccctggcttCAAGTCACCCTCTCCCAGGGGGTTCAGCAGTGCCAGCGGCCTCTTTGCCAGCACCtacagctgcttctcctgcGCGTCTCCAGAGCGCCGGGGCCGTCTTCTCGTTCCCACAAGGAAAGGATGCGCTCGGAGGTGGAAGAGGAGATGCTCACACCACCCGCATCTCCTCCAGACTCAGCCccgtcctgccctgccctgccaccaccTTGTGGCATCCCCAGGGGCCGCAAACAGCTCCGCGCCAAAACACCCCCTTACCTTGAACACATGGGGCACGTGGAGCTTCGGGGACGGGATCCCAGTCACCAAGTCAATCAGCACCATGATGACGATGGTGAGGAAAACGGCAAAGTCGCTCACTGTGGCCCGTACCTGGGGCAAGAAACCAGAGCTGAAAGGGGCAGGTCGGAAATGCTACAGTGGTTTTGCACTCATGGAGCTGCGTGAGGGACAGCCCAGCCGATGGAGGGCTTGGCCTTCAAGGGCAACGTTTCCCAGCTCGACCAAGCGGTGGCAAATACTGCCGAGTGCTCCAGGAGAGCCGTCTGGGGAAAAGAGCGTGGAGACTGCTGCTGGCCACCAGCTTCTACCTACTCTGCTTGGGAAGTAACGGCTGGTTTTGAACTTCTTCAGCAAGCTCGACAGGACAAAGGTGGAGAAGAAGAGGATGCAGCACCACAAGAGGACATTAGGTGCGTAGGGGCCATCGCGCCCACAGGCAGCTCCTTGAAACTCGCCGTGCAAATACCGACATTCCTGCCGAAACAGAGCGTCAGCGCACAAAGGCAGTGCCCGTGCGGCAAGGAAACCTCGGGGAACCGGGGGGTTGTGAGGCTCTTGGGCCAAGAGCCACGACCCTGTAACTGCTGCTGCCCACGGAGATTTCTAGgtaaccagcagcagcagcagcacctgaacAAGCGACACATTCAACTGCACAGAGGAGAGCGGAGAGAGGAGCTGTGACGGGACACCACGCCACAGAGCCACGCCACATCCTCCGCTTGAATGGCAGGTAACCACGGCTGGAGGTGACACCGGAGGGGAAGGACGTGCTGGCAGCTCTTGGGGACAGGGCAAGGGaacagggcaggagggctgagACAGACGCgacaggaagggagaagaggcaaagcgtcccttcccagggcagggctCCCAGGACACGGCCGAGAGGGGACGAAGACGCCCATACGAGCCCCCCACCCTGTGCCTGAGCTCTGCTTCCAGCAACAACAGCCCGAGAGACTGCTCAGACATGCAAATTCATGCCTGCGCCTACAGACACGCTGGGTGAGCAAGCCAGGCCTGCAGGTATTAGGAACCACTTCAGGAAGCCAATGACTCCCTTCCAGCATGAACTCAAGTCCTCCAACTGCTCCAAGAATCAAACCACCCACTTAACCTCGCTCCCGGGCGGAAACACTGTCCTGCAACAGGCTTGAGGAGGACAGTTATTCCCCACAGCGCTGGGGACCAGGTGGCCGGGACAAGGCAGACTCTCCTTCGCAGGACCAAGCAGGTTAAACCCCCCCATCAGACTGAAGCCGTGACTTTTcagagcagcaccagcacagctggaagcCCATCAGCACCGGAAGGCCTCTGACTCTTGCACCGTGCAAATGCCCCTGAGCCCGTGGCCACGGCGCGAGGAAGCAGTGGCTCGGGCCACTTACAGTCACCGTGAGGTTTTCCCAGGCGATACCGGACACGTTGATCTTGTTGCTCTCCCAGAAGCGCAGGGTTTCGTTGCTGGGATGGGTCGGTGCCTCACACTtacagctgggaggagagaagcCAAGGCAGGGGTAAGGGAAAGACAACGGAGGCGCAACCCTGAGCTCCTGCCAAGGGGCAGCGGCGTTTCAGGAGGACAAAAAACCCACGAGTAGAGGGTGAGGAGGTCGAGCTGGCTGTGCATGTGCACAGGGTAGGTCTCTCGCAGGTGACTCAGCTTCTCCAGAGCCTCGTAGATGAAGATGACGCAGATGAGGGAGGCGAAGGCTTCTTCGGTGAAGCGGGTGATGTAGCACACCAAAGAGCTGGCGTCGGTGGCCACCAGCACCATGCAGAAGGCGGCAGTCCACAGCCCGATGCACGCCCGCAGACAGAGATAGGAGAGCTTGTACTCCCTGggaaaccaacagaaaaaaaagggtgcAGAGGCCAGCAAGAGGCTCCGAGCCGTGCCTGCCCGCCTTGCTTCGGGGAAAATCGGCAGCGATTCAGGAGCGTGTCAAGGCTGGGGATGGTAAATGCACTTGCCCTGTTCTGCTACGGGCGGCCCCAGGGCTGCGGTGCAGGGGGGGGACCCGCAGGAGGCGGCCAATTCTTCCCTTATCACCATTTAGCAATTATCTTGGGTTAACGCCCTGGAAGCTAACGGAGGTCAGGGCCCTGTGGTGGAAGGTGGTGTTCTGCCACATCACCCCGACGCCCCAACACCAACCCCGGCTGGGTTTGCACCCAGTCATCTGCTGCCAGCGAGTTGGGGCTCAATAGAAGTGCAATTGCACTAACAGGGCAATAAGGATCCAAGTCATCCCAACCAAAGGATTGTCCTGGACAATCCCCATTTCACATGAAAAGGTCCTGCTTTTCAATACAAtcatcaaaacacagaaaacaacttCAATCTAACAACTGCCACCGACAAAACCATCTTTGCTCCATGGCTGCCTTCTTGCGAAGGCTCTTGCAGCACCCAGCCGCGGCAGCCAGCCTTACTTGCAGAACTTGTAAAGGATCTTCTCAAACACAAGGACGGGTCCGGTGCTCCCGAGGATGGTGAGAGGCTGCCCAGCAAAGAGGGAATACACCACGCCGGTCATGGATGCGCCCAGCAGCGACTCCATGGCACTCTGGccggggaagagaggcagccgTGAATACGTAAATCATtagcaggggagggggaaaacacccccaaacccaaaccaaattcCCCGCAGCAAGGACTTTTGCGAGAGTTTCATCCTCCCCCATGCCACCCAACAGAGAGAGGTGCTCACTATGTGGCCATTGGTCgcctcccccagcagccccccaaaGGTGATGACAGGGGACATGCAGGCACAgtagaggaagaggaaggacgCCAGACACTGCAGCCTCAGACCATCCCGAAAGTCGCTCCAGAACCACGGGGCCTTTCGCTTCACGTCCAGGATCAAACCTCCAAAGAgcctggaggaagggaaaaaaagagactcGTTTCCTGGAAGAGCCCATGGAGTTGTCCCTGCTGCAAAAGGACGCTCGCAGGCACAGAAGAGCTCTCATGGCTAAGAAGCAGCAGTCTCCTTTACCCATTTTAGACCCAGCAAAAACTGACGCTCCCCAAACAATCCCTCCAAcaacaagagaaaggaaataaccCGGGATCCTATCCTCTCTTCTTGCAACAGGCCCTTGCTTTCCgaagcagcagagctctgcctggAGCTATTTACACATCTGCTTCCACCCCAAAGCAAGAAACCTTGTGTGCAGTGATGCTGTGGCTCAGCTCAGCTGCCCACATCTCCCACCTGGCCCCTTCACTAACCCCTAAATcctgctgggcaggagctgcatgCTCAGATTTCAgaggcaaacaggaaaaaaacccaaactatcACAGCTCCCACCTTCCCGTCCGCTCCAGTTCAGGACCACCGTGTTTCTCCGGCTCGCTGTGAGAAGCACTGTCACCGAGAGCTCCTGgcaccttccttttttcctgttcaaatCCAAATAAGATAATGAAGAGACGTATTTGTCACCACGGGCTTGTTTTGCTTCTGGTCCAGGTGTGTGACTGGGTCAAACTGGGACCTCGTGACTTGGGGCCTCTGAGCACCATCCCCAGCCGTGCCGCCGTCCTGCCCCTCCCCCTCGCATCCCCCTCGGCCGCAGCACCCACCTGCGAAGGGACGTTTTTGGGGGGCTCGATTCGGATCGATGGATCCCACTCTCCTGGCGGCAAGACCGTGACCTGATCCAGAAACTCGTCGACGCCGGCCACGAGGTCAGCCCGGTTCTTGGCTTTGTAGGCAACGTCGTGGAAAACCTGCCGAGGGGAGACAACCTGCTGAGAGGAGAACCCATCTCGCACGCCCTAACCAGCGCAATAAGCCCTTGGCTAAATGCACAACAACTTCCCTAGAACCGCAGACCAGTgcgggttggaagggacctttcgaggccatcgagtccaaccccctgccgtgagcagggacGTCTCCAACTCCATCAGGTTTCCCCCACGTTTCCTGCTGGAAACGGCAGGAAATATTCCCCCAAGAGGAAAAACCCGTCCATCGTGGTACTTGGACTCATCTCTTCCACAAGGCCCCCGGCCCCCAAGGCACACCACACCCTTTGGCTTAAAGGGGAGACGTTTGGCTGGCCCTGGCAATGCCACCGCTGGGGACAGCGTGCTGGGGAACCCGGGGAGAAGGACGAGCCACAGGATGCACCCAGTGGGATTTCAGCCTccagggggtggtggggggtgcAAATCCACAGGTTTGCTTTGGGGCGCCAGCAAAGGGTGGGCTCTCTGGAAAGCTGTGGGCAGCTGGGACAGCAAAGCCTCTTCCTCGCTGCCTCGGAcacagggaaaagggaaggaagcccaaaacaacccagaggCATCTCTTATCTCCTCGCACCTCATCCGTCATGAGAGTAGCCATGGACCTGCCGATCTCATGGTACTGATGGGCTTTTCCTTCCGgtccaagcaaaacaaacaggaacCTGGGCAAAAGGAACAAAGTGAGGGAGAAGAACGTGTCCTTGCTCAAAGGGCACCCCAGGGAATGCCCGGGAGCTGCCAGCCCAGAGCACGGCTCGAGACGGGACACAGAGGCTCACCGCCTCCGCCATGCATTTGAAATTCATCACAACCGATGGTGGCAAATTTCAGTTTTGGGCCAACTCTCATTAAAATTGGCCAAGGGCTTTCAAAGAtccagcagggaagggagaaatgaGGGTGAGGAGATGGGAGTGGGAGGAACGTGCTTGCTCCCACTGCCCGCATTCCCTTGGGACACCAAACTGATGCACGCAACTGGGTGTTGTGTTCTTGGgggtttggaaaagaaaagctttgtgcTCCTCACGCAGACCTTGTGGGGATGGGAACTTCTGTCATGCCCGAGAGGAGGACAGCCGGGGTCAGGCGGACGAATGCCACGATGGGCTGGCGAAGGAAATCCAGCTCTCCTACAAGCACGTTGGACGCTTCAGCACCGGTGGGAATCTTCTTCATGAAGTGCTGCTCCGCCTGGGCACAACAAGCCATGTTCAGGCCCTTCCCCCAAACCCAAAGCCCACAGCACTCTACAGCACACTCTGCGGCCCCGTTTGCAAGAGCAAATCTGCGCCTAAAGGCGTCAGAAAGCCACAAGCGTCTCACCTTGCTTAAATCCATCGCGCTGCTCTCGTGGCTCACCCCATTTTTAGCTTCCGCAGCGGTGGCAGAAGGGTGAGGGGTGAGTGTTTGGGctggcaggaaaaggaaagacactCAGAAAGACGGACAAGGAGCAAGTGCGACGCTTCTCCTTTTTCAGGACAAGTCTCACGGGGCCAAAGCCCAGCAGAAACCCTCACCTGGCTTGTCGAGGAGGTGCGGGTCTGACTGCTTCTTGCTCACATCAGCAAACAAGCAGACGATGGGGAGAaggttgtttcttttcttctcgTTCTGGTGGTGATGCTTCTTCAGAAGCACTTCTCGAACTTTTGCCCGCACGCCCTCGTCAAACTCGGCGGACTCTTCTTGCTGGCCCAGGATCATATCTGGGGACGGCAAAGGGAAATCAAGCCGGCAGAGAAGAAACCCCCGCCAAGTCCCGACCCCCGCAGCCCCTGGAGAAGGCTGCGCCACGCAGGATACCCTAAGCAGGGCTCAGCCTTGCTTAGCAAGACATTTTCATACAGTTCAGCCTTTGCAACGAAAGCAAGACTTTTCCTGCGCTAAAAGACGCCATCAAAGCGCTTATTCAGCCCTCTGCAAAGATAAGTATTTCCCGTTCTAACCAATGCCTCTTTCTGGCCAGACCTGGCCTTTCTGTCTGACTCTGCGCGCCTAACCCAATTCTAGGCAATCTAGAGCACAGGCTCTCCCAGAGCTTCCTTGGCCGATCGACTGCAATTTGCCAAGCCCAGGGAGAAATGTGCTAAGAACGGCTCCGGCTCCTGCACCTCCTGAAAGGGCTGAATGGAGACCTCCCAGTCACAGATCAGTTCTCCAGAGCCGCTTTCTCAGTCAACTTCAGTTACCTTCCCCACAAACAGACACTGCTTGGGCATCTGCCAGGTAAACCCTGCCTTTAAACCCCTTCAATCCCGGCATGTTaagaaggcaaaggggaaaaaaaagaatgtgagGAAACGGCTTGTAAGAAAGAGTTGATTTAAGGAGGTTCAGCTCCTACGCAGACGCCGTATTTCTAAGAGCAGCCTGTTACGCCCTCACACACACTCCTGTTTGGCTGCAGAATATTCTCTAATCGCTTCTGCAACCCCACAAATTGCTCTCAAAAGGATCCCGtatgggaagaaaaagctggtGCGACTGTTGCACGCCCAGGCTACATCCAAACCCAACCCATGACTTAAAAACCCAGTGGGGCTTCTGGAAAAGGACCCGCCGCTGGGGCAGGGCTCGATTTGGGAGTGAACGTGGCCGAGCTCGGCCCTTCCCGGAGGGATGTGGCGCCCACGGTACCTGCAATCTCTTCGATGCTGTTGGCACAAACGTCcagcagcaccgtgcccttggtGATGCAGCTCCTCAGCTCAAAGAGGCTGTGCAAGGACAGCGTGGCCACGTAGGGCTTGCTCCAGCGCTCGCCGCCGTCTTCCACGTCCTCCTCAAACTTCAGCCACCTGCGGACAGCGGGTGCCATCAGCCCCATTGCAAGAAAACAGCCCCGGCTCTGCAAGGCCTTTCCTAGAGCTACGGGGCAGCAAGAGGAGGCGACTCCTCCCATCGGCACCTGCAGCTGCCAAAGCTCCTTCCGTCCCGCAGAGAGGAAAGCGGAGCCCAGGGGCGCCGCCAGCATGGGGACCCCTCTCCCACCGCGCCCGCAGCAGGCATTTACCTTGCCCTTTCCTTCCACTCAGCACCTTCCCCCTCTTTCACGCAGATCTCATCCAGCTCGCTGAACAAGTCATGGGGGACGTGCTGCTCATCCTCCTCGGTCCCAAGGATGAACTGCACCCGCTGGGATGGGGTGTCTGGGGGCACAAGACAAAGCCCCGTCCCGTTACCATGCCTCAATACGGCCCGTCACGCTCACATCCAAAGGGGCCATCGGCCTGGCACACCAGCTCAGCCAGAAATACTGGGCTcgcccctctcccctgcctctgcctggcctTGCACGCAGCCACGGAGAAGCATCTGCTCCACCTCTGCACAACGACGggcagctctcctgccccaCGTTCCCACTTTTAAACCCGGGATCCCTCTAAGGAAGGCGAGCCTAAACCCATTAGGCATTTAACTGCCTTACAAACTTGAGAAAAGTTGGGGAAAAAGAGGGTCTTGCTAAATAACGCCACTTGCCCTCGGGAGAACAGCACATCACTCAAACCAGACCCAGGCACTGCTTGCAGAAGACCCCAGCACCCAAGTAGCCCCGAGGAGCTCAGGGAACGCTGCGGCGGCACTTACAGCGGTAGCCCGGCTCCGTCAGGGCAGAGTCCTCCCGTTCCCGTGGCTTCTGGCTGTGGGGTCGGTGATGCCGGtggctctgcctccccagcGGCACCCGCACGCCCACGTACAGGGTCCGGTGGCCTGCGAAAAAGCACCATTGGCAGCACTTTCGGCATCGCAGCGACGGTCGATGCGGCCGGTGCCTCTCGAACACACGCTTAAATCCCAGGAGAAGCACCGACTTCTCTGAATTTGATTGTCGCGGGACCTCCTTTTCCCAAGCCTATTTTCCTCAAACTTGGCAGAAACAGAGCAACAAGTGACGGCTCCGGCTCATCAAAGTGCCCTGAAAGTACCAAACCCCTTCTCCACCTCCAGCCTCGGCTGGACAACACGCAGACTTGCTCATGAAGCAGCGACAGAAGGTCGCTCTGCTGTTTTAGTGAGAAGCCCGGCACGTCCTGCTGCACGTGACGCGACACCGAGCAAGGCACCTTGTAGGGATTTTGTGCAAGGGGAAAACGTGCTGGGCTGGCGGCCCCTCTAGCAGGGGCTCAGCAGAGCCTcaccttccagctcctccttctcATAGTGAATATTGGCGACGGTGCTCGTTCTTCCCTGGTCAATGACCGCCTCTTCGTCATGCCTCTGCTCAGCAACGAGAAGGGGAAAGttggggctggctgtggagagCTCCCGTACGGGCCCCCGGCCACCATCCACCCCTGCGCCTGGGCAACTCCACGGGCATCAcgcctctgcctgcctcctcctcctccaggcacGGCCCCCGCTTCAAGAAGGGCCGGGAGCTGCtcgagcaaggccagcgcagacctgccaagatgctcaggggctggagcatctcccttgggaggaaaggctgagagacctgggtctgttcagccgcagaagaggaggctgcgcggggatctcatcagtgcttataaatatctgaagggcaagtgtcaggacgatggggccggactcttttcagtggtgcccaacgaccTTCGAGGCACAAAGGGGAAGCTTTGGGACTATTGAATTGATGAGGTAAAAGCGCAACTGAAATAAATCCGCAGGCTCGAGCGCGTTCTGCGGGTGTCACAGTGGGATTTGGGAGTCGCAGCTTCCAAACGCCCCAAAGCGGGCGACACAGGGAAAGTCTCCTTCTCTCTCAGAAACCACTTTGCCTCCGTGCCCCGCACAGCGACGCTAAATCTGCCCCCCGCAGCCCTCCCCGGTGCAAAGCATCTCCCCCCGCCCGTCCTGCCGCGCTCCGGGGAAACGCCAAATGGGATTTTGGGGGGAGTTTCCCAACTGTTTGGGGGTGCTTGGCCCCTCGGCAGAGCCCCGGCCGGGCTACCTGTAACTCTTCCAGAAGGGTCATTTTGGAACCCCCAGTTGGGTCCATCCTCACGTCGGTCACCAGGTTGGGGGGAGAACTGAACCTCCCGATCAATCCGGAGGCCAGAGTCCCTCAGGACACTGGGGCGAGCCCTTATAAAGTGACCGCTGATGACATCAGCCTCTCGGGTAACAATGCAGGCCATTATTTCATCCCCAAGATTCTGCCCGCTTGCAACACTCGGGGCACGGGGAGACACCAGTTCTGCTTGGAGCAAAAGCTACCCCAAATAGAGAAATGGGGTGGCAACGCTGCATCCTGCTGGGCCAAGGGCTACCCGCCGTGGCAGGGAGGATTCATCTCGTTCATCCCACCCAAAGTGGAATTCATTACACTGATGCCAGCGTTATCATGGGCTGTGGGTAAGAGTGTCCACGGGGACAAACCGGGGGCTGCTCCGCCGGTGGAGCAGGAGACGCCCTCGTCGCCCCCCTCCTTGCCCCCACGTTTCCTTACTGGCAATAGAGGAGTATTAgattctgattcacattccaccaAAAGCCCCTGTTCTAAATATTTGGTAATTAACCCCTCTCACCCTTTTCGAGCCTCCCACTTCACAGGATATTGGTGTTGTCTTACCGGCCTGGCTCCAGGTTTTAATGTTgcttttaccggctctgccaaCTTAGATCGTCCTGGGACTTCGCTCgcccaaaccaaaggaattactgcattttccacttctgcGGGAACCTGCTCCTCCCTGgggaatcctgtaacataaacactctcgcctctgtggcttttgattctggtatcCGTAATTTCATCTCTCCACCTTCAAAAGTTCTTTGTGCACCCAATTTACTTAATAGCTCTCGTCCTCCCAGAGGCAGCGGGCATTCGGGCATATACAGAAACTGGCGAGTTACCCATTGTTTCCCCAATTTGAACTTTAAGGGCTCTCAGAAGGGCCAATTTTCGTTCTGCCCCGGCGCACCAACAACATCTGCCGATTTATGACTGAATTTCCCTTTACATGTATTCAACACCAAATAAGTGGCCCGCGAATCtactaaaaattctatttctcattccctagcttcaagGTAACCAGGGGTTCAGCTCGGCTTGATTCCCCCGCTCTCCTTCGTGCcgagctacttcaagcatttgaCCCAAACCTCTAGGTTCAAGTGCTTCcagtttctgaagtttctttctaaTATCTGGGCCGATTGCCCCATGAATATAGAGGCCAAGTGTATTGCTGCTtctgggttgtttgtttttctttttctgggtccaAACTGGTACATTTTCTGGCAGCCAcattcagtctttccataaaggcggaaggggactcatttaattcttgcctcacttcaaaaattttgaccaatttcttgcttttgccaTTGCCTGTCCTACACCAAATAAAATCCACCCCGATATCCAGTCAGCATTCCCCTGGCTCCCAGAcgattagggtcccactcgggatttggAGATGGAGAATTCGGATCCACTCTCCCCTGTAAATCCCCATTAGcgtgtgctccctgcacctgccttctggctggaTTCCGTACCCTTGTCttttcagtttcatcaagcaaaGTATCCAGTGTCACAACTAGAGCAACACTTTTTCGAGTTCTCACCACAGTTTCCTCCTTTCAAACCCGCTGCCACAGAATTTTGGGGATATATCCCACACTGGTTCTGCCACTCTGGAGGATTCCGCAATGGAAAGGGTAAATCCACGTAAGCCATGTCATgccatttcccttctcttttgcaaaataacATCAACTGCAAAATGGTGCTATATTGCTGTAATTACAGGGCAGATTAATTACTTCCCCTCCTCTCAtttgcagctcctccagccGGGTCCCATGGGTGCAGCGGGGGAGTGGGCAGAGCCGCCCCTGGACAAGCAGCCCACACCCGGGGCCGCCCGAAAAAGCAGCTCCTCCACAGAAACAGGGAGAACGGACAAAAAAAATAcggaaagaaaataggaaaataaagaaataaaaaaccccaaaccaagccCCTCGTTTCACCTctttccccaggcagctgctcctgcccagggaggtggatttccccaaaacacccccccgtaaaaaagccccagagactcctccagctcccccccacccttcaCAACACACGGCAGCGCCACAGCGAGACCTGCCAGGCTTTTATTGTCTCCTTTTCCCCATTCAAGGGGCGACAAGAGGAGAAAAGTCCCAGCGAGAGCCCGTCAGGCAACAGCAGCGCTTCACGGCCGGGGCCCACGCGGCGACGGCGCGGATCCAGGGGGTCGGAGCGGCACAGAACGGGCCCGAAATTAACCccggttcttttttttttcgcCCAAAGGGACCAACCCCACCAACATCCGAAGCCATAAATAACACGgattccgccccccccccctcgGTTTTATTGACAGCACGCAGCGATGCCAAACGAGAGCGTCTCTCGGCGGCTCGGGCGCAGCTcggccccacacagccgctcgctcagcCCCcaccggcggggcggggagagACCCAGAAGGGCAAAGCTCGGGCCCGGAGGGAGGAACAGGTCAATAACtacaataaaacagaagcagcgACAACAACGCAAcggaaaggaaaacactgagaGGGGCGCGAAacccgggcgggggggggggggacgggacgggggcGGGGAAGGAGGGGACCGAAGGCCCCGAACAACCCGCCtgtgacgcagccgctcaccgcccgccgacccgacgccgccaGGCCCCGAGCCGCAACCGCCCCGCGCGCGCCAGCCCACCCGCCTCACGGCCCGCTCCCGGCCTCACGTGGTACGGGACGAGCAGCCCATTGGCCAGGCGGGCTCAGCTggcctggctgtggccccgcccctgcCGGCCTCTCGCCCGCGCGCGGAGCCCGGGAAGCTGGAGCGGCCCCTCACGGCTCTGGGCGCTGCGGGGCGGGAGTTAACTCTTGCTCGGCCGCAGGCGCCGCAGCCTCCTACAGTAAAAGACATgtatttttccccctgccccgtGTAATTCTcctctgcagaaggaagcaggaaacCCTGGCAAAACCAGGAGCCGTCCGTGGGTGTCTGGGGTAGAAAGGGGGCCGGCAGGCGGAGCGCTGGGTCCCGCCAGCCCCGGGTGTAACCGGGGTGATGAAGTGAACCAACCGTGGATGCTGCTGTGTCACGCAACTGAacgttaagtctggggacaagCAGTGTATTCTTTAATCATTAATGCAATAGataatgtgcttctgtcagaaccccgctcctttcagactcaaagcctaagttttagaTCCGCAAAGCCTCACTCCTAGAGCTTAGGggccaaacctctgttttaagggcTAAATTACAGCCTCACGTTTAGGCAGCGATGATTCAGGGTATAAATGGTTGGGAGTTACTAATACAGTCTAGCGCAGCTCAGCTAAGGCTGGGACCCGGAGCCAAAACCTGGCTGGGATAAGGAGGCAGCcgaaacaagaacagcctgcaCGATGACTAAAGCTTGTTGCTTTAGGGAGTCAGAGAGGCCTCGAGATTCGAAGTACCTAAACAAAGTCACGATGACGtttggccttaagaaaagcagccGTACAGAGCCACAAAGgtgaggaactgcagagcagagactcGACCAGAACAGAGCAGCCCTCACGGGCAGCACGGGCGTCATCTCAGAAGCGAGTTTGCGGGAACACAAGGGTTAAGTAGCagacacagggaggaagagtatgtccttcatccagagCCCCCTGAGGAGCAGCCGGAGACACCAGCAGGCGTGGGCAAGTAACCTCTGCCTATCTGTAGCTGTTATCAGAAAGCTAATGAATGTGCCTAGGAAGCACGTACTTAACGGGCACAAAGAGACCTGGGGGGTGCCCGGTAGGAGGAGGATCCCCCGTgcagccgccgccccccgcaaATACAGAATGCTGCCTTTTAACTCTGCGCTGGTGTCACCAGGCTCAGCCCCGAGCTCGGGGACAtcaagagcaaaaccaaagctgCGCCTGGAGAAGGGGCTGCGCTCGGGCACCTCGGGGAAGCCCGGGTCGCTCTGTAAACCAGCAATTGCCAAGGCAGCTGCCAGCGTGTTGCAGCCCCCTGAGGCCGGGGGAGATGCAGACCCCCGCGGAGCCCGCACTTCACTACAACCCACTTGGCTTTTCCCTCCGGGGTGGCTTTCTTTTGTTCCGAAGTTGCAGAGATGCCCGGCCCGGGCTGAAACCGACCCCAGCCCCCGGCCCTGCTCCCTGCGAGGAGGGAGCGCAATCCGGCTGGGCTCTCCTTGTGCacaggggagaaggaaaacgGGAAAAACCAGCGTTCTCCTTTCTTT comes from Phalacrocorax aristotelis chromosome 26, bGulAri2.1, whole genome shotgun sequence and encodes:
- the LOC142048608 gene encoding electroneutral sodium bicarbonate exchanger 1-like, giving the protein MILGQQEESAEFDEGVRAKVREVLLKKHHHQNEKKRNNLLPIVCLFADVSKKQSDPHLLDKPAQTLTPHPSATAAEAKNGVSHESSAMDLSKAEQHFMKKIPTGAEASNVLVGELDFLRQPIVAFVRLTPAVLLSGMTEVPIPTRFLFVLLGPEGKAHQYHEIGRSMATLMTDEVFHDVAYKAKNRADLVAGVDEFLDQVTVLPPGEWDPSIRIEPPKNVPSQEKRKVPGALGDSASHSEPEKHGGPELERTGRLFGGLILDVKRKAPWFWSDFRDGLRLQCLASFLFLYCACMSPVITFGGLLGEATNGHISAMESLLGASMTGVVYSLFAGQPLTILGSTGPVLVFEKILYKFCKEYKLSYLCLRACIGLWTAAFCMVLVATDASSLVCYITRFTEEAFASLICVIFIYEALEKLSHLRETYPVHMHSQLDLLTLYSCKCEAPTHPSNETLRFWESNKINVSGIAWENLTVTECRYLHGEFQGAACGRDGPYAPNVLLWCCILFFSTFVLSSLLKKFKTSRYFPSRVRATVSDFAVFLTIVIMVLIDLVTGIPSPKLHVPHVFKPTRDDRGWFISPIGPNPWWTVPAALIPALLCTILIFMDQQITAVIVNRKEHRLKKGCGYHLDLFVVAVMLGVCSVMGLPWFVAATVLSITHVNSLKVESDCSAPGEQPKFLGIREQRVTGLMIFVLMGCSVFFTSVLKFIPMPVLYGVFLYMGVSSLRGIQFFDRLKLFWMPAKHQPDFVYLRHVPLRKVHFFTAIQLICLVLLWGIKASRAAIIFPMMVLALVFVRKAMDFCFSKRELSFLDDLMPESKKQRLGDAKTEAQEEEESQKTMAAAAANSVQLELGETSGLDIPQQPSDRADPSEINISEEMSNTTVWKALTMKRETL